In Bacteroides cellulosilyticus, the genomic stretch AAGTTTTTTCTGATAAAGAAACCTTACTGATGGAATGTCTCCTGAAAGCTCAGCGTGAGGGAGACGCTTACGTGAAAGATGTCTATGAAAAGGCTTCGAATGTATTGGAAGTTTTGTTAAAACTCTACCAGCGGAGTATTGAGAAGTTTCACAATACTAATAAAAAGTTTTTTGAAGACATCAAGAAATACCCCAAAGTCTATGCAGAATTGATGAAGCGTCGCAACCGCGATTCCGAGGAAACGATTGCCTTCTTTAAGCTGGGTATACAGCAGGGATATTTCCGCGATGACGTAAATTTTACGATTGTAAACCTGTTAGTACGCGAACAGCTCGACTTGCTGATGAATACGGATCTTTGCAAAGACCATTCTTTCCTGGAAGTATATGAATCTATCATGTTCACCTATCTTCGGGGAATATCAACAGAAAAAGGCGCTCGCAAACTGGAAGAATTTATCCGGGAATATCGTAAGGATCGACAGTCCAATACGGAATAAAAGAATAATCCTAATAAACATACAGATTGATTTTTATGGACAGACAACTATTTTTGGCAAGCAAGAAAATTATGTTGACTGTGTTCCTTTTATTGGCTATAGGCCATATACAGGCACAGGAGACGACAGAAACCCTAACCTTGACCCTCGACAAAGCACTGGAAATCGCACTTAGTGATAATCCTACGATAAAGGTTGCCGAAGAGGAAATAGCCCTGAAAAAAGTGGCTAACAAGGAGACCTGGCAGAGTTTGTTGCCGGAAGCCAGTATTGGTGGAACATGGAACCATACAATTACGGCGGCTCAAATGAATCTCGGCGGTCAGTCTTTCAAAATGGGTCAAGACGATTCGAATACAGTAAGCGGAACCTTGAATATCAGCTTACCGTTATTTGCCCCTTCAGTCTACAAAGCAATGTCTATGACGAAAACCGACATAGAATTGGCAGTAGAAAAATCACGTGCTTCTAAGCAGGATCTGGTGAATCAGGTTACGAAAGCGTATTACCAGTTGATGTTGGCACAAGACTCTTATGAAGTTTTGCAGAAGAGTTATAAATTGGCGGAAGACAATTATAACGTGGTCAATGCAAAATACCAGCAGGGAGCTGTCAGCGAATTCGATAAGATTAGCGCTGAAGTACAGATGCGTAGTGTGAAGCCGAATGTGATTTCAGCGGGAAATGCCGTTACTTTATCCAAACTTCAGCTGAAAGTGCTAATGGGGATAACGGAAGATTTTGATCTTAAGATTGCCGATAATCTGGCTAATTATGAGACTGATTTGTTTGCTAACCAGTTGAATGAACTGAATGAAGGTTTGGTGAACAATACCACAATGAAGCAATTCGACCTGAACATGAAGATGCTCAATCAGAGTCTGAAGTCCCTGAAGACAAACTTCATGCCGACACTGGGAATGAACTATTCTTATCAATACCAGTCATTGTATAATAATAACTGGAATGTATTCGACTATAATTGGGGCGGAAGTTCAGCTTTGGTGTTTACTCTGAATATTCCTCTTTATAAAGCCAGTAACTTTACGAAACTGAAGACCGCACGAATTCAGATTAATCAGTTAAAGGAAAACCGCACGGATACGGAGCGTAAACTGAACATGCAGATTACCAGCTACCAGAATAATATGGCAGCAAGTTCCGAGCAGGTGGTAAGTAATAAAGAGAACGTAATGCAGGCTCAGAAGGCTGTGGAAATAGCCGGTAAACGCTACGAAGTAGGTAAAGGTACAGTGTTGGAACTGAACAGTTCACAAGTATCATTAACCCAGGCTGAACTGACGTATAACCAATCTATTTACGACTATCTGGTATCTAAGGCTGACCTTGACCAGGTTTTGGGTCGCGACTATTCAATTAAATAAGTAAAAAAGAAAAATCACAACGATATGAAAAAAAGTGTTCAATTGATCGCCCTGGTGGCCGTTGCTCTGCTGAGCTCATGCGGCGGCGGAGAGAAAGACAAGGCTGCAACTGAAAAGGTAGATGAAAAACCGAGAGTAAAACTGGCTGCTGTAATGGCACGTCCTGTAGACCAGATCCAGGAATATACCGCTACTGTCCAGGCAGAAGTGAAAAATAATATCGCTCCTTCTTCCCCGGTGCGTATCGATCAGATATTTGTGGAAGTGGGTGACCGTGTATCTAAAGGTCAGAAATTGGTGCAGATGGATGCTGCCAACCTGAAACAAGCTAAGTTCCGTTTGGACAATCAGGAAATAGAGTTCAAGCGTACCGACGAATTATATAAGGTGGGCGGTACTTCCAAATCAGAATGGGATGCAGCCAAAATGGCATTGGACGTACAGAAGACAACGTATAAGAATCTGTTGGAAAATACTGCGTTGCTCAGCCCCATCAATGGTGTGGTGACGGCTCGTAATTACGATAACGGCGATATGTACAGTGGAGGTGATCCGGTGTTGGTAGTAGAGCAAATCACTCCGGTGAAACTGATGATCAACGTTTCCGAAGGCTACTTTGCGAAAGTAAAGAAGGGCTCTCCCGTAGCTGTTAAGGTAGACGTGTATGGTGATGAAGAGTTTGAAGGAACGATAAATCTGGTTTATCCGACCATTGATTCGAATACCCGTACTTTCCCTGTTGAAGTGCGTTTAACTAACCGTGACCAGAAAGTCCGTCCGGGTATGTTTGCACGTGTAACACTGAACTTCGGAACACAGGAGCACGTAGTTGTGCCCGATTTGGCTATTGTGAAACGTGCCGGTTCCGGCGACCGCTATGTATATGTATATAAGGACGGAAAAGTTTCTTATAACAAAGTTGAACTGGGACGTCGTATGGATACGGAATATGAGTTGATTTCCGGTGTGGATAACAATTCACAGGTGGTCGTTGCAGGACAGTCCAAGTTGGCTGATGGCGTAGAAGTAGAGGTAGAGAAATAATTATAAATGAAGAATTAAGAATTAAGAATGAAGAATCTGGTTGTGCAACGCAGTCTTGCCGCAGGGTAATTCTTCATTCTTCATTTTTCATTCTTAATTAAAAGAAATAACATGAGTTTATACGAAGGAGCGGTTAAAAAACCGATTATGACCTCGCTCTGCTTTTTGGCAGTAGCGATATTTGGTCTGTTCTCTTTGTCGAAATTACCGGTGGACCTTTACCCGGATATCGAGACCAACACCATTATGGTGATGACTTCCTATGCGGGAGCCAGTGCGTCGGATATTGAGAACAATGTGACCCGTCCGTTAGAAAATACGCTGAATTCTGTCAGCAACCTGAAACATATTACTTCCAGATCTTCAGAGAATATCTCTGTGATAACATTGGAGTTCGAATATGGATATGATATTGACGTGCTGACGAATGATGTGCGTGATAAACTGGATATGGTAAGCTCTCAGCTTCCCGATGAAGTGGAGACACCTATTATCTTTAAGTTCAGTACGGACATGATTCCTATCCTGCTGCTTTCTGTTCAGGCGGAAGAGAGTCAGCCGGCACTTTATAAAATATTGGACGACAACATCGTAAATCCGCTGGCTCGTGTGCCGGGTGTGGGTACGGTGTCTATCTCCGGTGCACCCAAACGTGAGGTGAATGTCTATTGTGATCCTAACAAACTGGATGCTTATAACCTTTCAGTGGAGACCATCAGTTCTATTATTAGTGCTGAAAACCGCAATACACCGGGTGGTACCTTCGATGTGGGAAACAATACCTATTCACTCCGTGTGGAGGGAGAGTTTAAGGACCCCAAGGAGATGGCGAACATTGTGGTGGGCACGCACAACGGAGCTTCCGTTTATCTGCGCGATGTGGCAACAGTGGTAGACTCTGTGGAAGAACGTGCGCAGAAGACGTATAGTAATGGTGTACAAGGTGCTATGATTGTGGTACAGAAGCAATCCGGTGCCAATTCTGTGGCTATTTCGCAAAAAGTAATTGATATGCTGCCACAGTTGCAGAAATCGTTACCGAGTGACGTGAAACTGGGCATCATTGTCAATACTTCCGATAACATTCTGAATACCATTGACAGTTTGGAAGAGACTATCATGTACGCTATGTTGTTCGTAATCCTGGTAGTGTTTGTATTCCTGGGACGTTGGCGTGCTACGGTTATTATCTGTATCACTATCCCGATGTCATTGGTAGCCTCATTTATCTATTTGGGTATTATAGACGGCGGTTCGCTGAATATTATTTCGCTCTCTTGTCTTTCCATTGCTATCGGTAATGTGGTGGACGATGCTATTGTAGTGCTTGAGAATGTGACGACCCATATTGAACGAGGGTCCGAGCCGAAGCAGGCAGCGGTTCATGCCACGAATGAGGTGGCCATCTCCGTTATTGCCTCTACGCTGACCATGATTGCGGTATTCTTCCCGCTGACTATGGTGAGCGGTATGTCCGGTGTATTGTTCCGCCAGTTGGGTTGGATGATGTGTGTGATCATGACTGTTTCTACTATTTCGGCTTTGTCATTTACACCGATGATGTGTGCGCAACTCCTGCGCTTGCAAAAGAAGCAGAGCAAGTGGTTCATCGCTTTCTATAAGCCGATTCAGCGTGCGCTCGATGCACTCGATGTGTGGTATCAGAACCGTCTGGATTGGGCTGTACGCCATCGTATAACTGTTATGATCGGTTGTGCTGCTTTCTTTGTGGCAAGTTTGTTCTGCGCCAAGTATATTGGTACGGAGTTTTTCCCGGCAGCTGATAATAGCCGTATTGGTGTGAACTTGCAACTTCCCATCGGTGCCCGTGTAGAGCGTGCACAAGCATTGGCTTCGGAACTGACGGAAAAGTGGATGAAGCGTTACGAAGGTGTGATGAAGGTTTGTAACTATACGGTGGGACAGGCCGATTCGGACAATACTTTCGCTTCTATGCAGGATAATGGTAGCCATATTATCAGCTTTAATATCAGTTTGGTGAGTCCGGGCGATCGTGATGTAAAGCTGGAGACGGTCTGCGACGAAATGCGTGAAGACCTGAAGGCTTATCCTGAATTGGATAAAGCGCAGGTAATCCTTGGTGGTAGTACCGGTGGTATGAGTGCCCAGGCCAGTGCCGACTTTGAGGTATATGGTTATGATTTTACCGCAACAGATAAAGTCTCGGCTGAACTGAAAGAGAAACTGCTGAATGTAAAAGGCGTGAGTGAGGTAAACATCAGCCGTCAGGATTACCAGCCTGAATATCAGGTAGACTTTGATCGTGAGAAATTAGCATTACATGGACTGAATCTGTCGACCGCTTCC encodes the following:
- a CDS encoding TolC family protein, whose protein sequence is MDRQLFLASKKIMLTVFLLLAIGHIQAQETTETLTLTLDKALEIALSDNPTIKVAEEEIALKKVANKETWQSLLPEASIGGTWNHTITAAQMNLGGQSFKMGQDDSNTVSGTLNISLPLFAPSVYKAMSMTKTDIELAVEKSRASKQDLVNQVTKAYYQLMLAQDSYEVLQKSYKLAEDNYNVVNAKYQQGAVSEFDKISAEVQMRSVKPNVISAGNAVTLSKLQLKVLMGITEDFDLKIADNLANYETDLFANQLNELNEGLVNNTTMKQFDLNMKMLNQSLKSLKTNFMPTLGMNYSYQYQSLYNNNWNVFDYNWGGSSALVFTLNIPLYKASNFTKLKTARIQINQLKENRTDTERKLNMQITSYQNNMAASSEQVVSNKENVMQAQKAVEIAGKRYEVGKGTVLELNSSQVSLTQAELTYNQSIYDYLVSKADLDQVLGRDYSIK
- a CDS encoding efflux RND transporter periplasmic adaptor subunit, encoding MKKSVQLIALVAVALLSSCGGGEKDKAATEKVDEKPRVKLAAVMARPVDQIQEYTATVQAEVKNNIAPSSPVRIDQIFVEVGDRVSKGQKLVQMDAANLKQAKFRLDNQEIEFKRTDELYKVGGTSKSEWDAAKMALDVQKTTYKNLLENTALLSPINGVVTARNYDNGDMYSGGDPVLVVEQITPVKLMINVSEGYFAKVKKGSPVAVKVDVYGDEEFEGTINLVYPTIDSNTRTFPVEVRLTNRDQKVRPGMFARVTLNFGTQEHVVVPDLAIVKRAGSGDRYVYVYKDGKVSYNKVELGRRMDTEYELISGVDNNSQVVVAGQSKLADGVEVEVEK
- a CDS encoding efflux RND transporter permease subunit, whose product is MSLYEGAVKKPIMTSLCFLAVAIFGLFSLSKLPVDLYPDIETNTIMVMTSYAGASASDIENNVTRPLENTLNSVSNLKHITSRSSENISVITLEFEYGYDIDVLTNDVRDKLDMVSSQLPDEVETPIIFKFSTDMIPILLLSVQAEESQPALYKILDDNIVNPLARVPGVGTVSISGAPKREVNVYCDPNKLDAYNLSVETISSIISAENRNTPGGTFDVGNNTYSLRVEGEFKDPKEMANIVVGTHNGASVYLRDVATVVDSVEERAQKTYSNGVQGAMIVVQKQSGANSVAISQKVIDMLPQLQKSLPSDVKLGIIVNTSDNILNTIDSLEETIMYAMLFVILVVFVFLGRWRATVIICITIPMSLVASFIYLGIIDGGSLNIISLSCLSIAIGNVVDDAIVVLENVTTHIERGSEPKQAAVHATNEVAISVIASTLTMIAVFFPLTMVSGMSGVLFRQLGWMMCVIMTVSTISALSFTPMMCAQLLRLQKKQSKWFIAFYKPIQRALDALDVWYQNRLDWAVRHRITVMIGCAAFFVASLFCAKYIGTEFFPAADNSRIGVNLQLPIGARVERAQALASELTEKWMKRYEGVMKVCNYTVGQADSDNTFASMQDNGSHIISFNISLVSPGDRDVKLETVCDEMREDLKAYPELDKAQVILGGSTGGMSAQASADFEVYGYDFTATDKVSAELKEKLLNVKGVSEVNISRQDYQPEYQVDFDREKLALHGLNLSTASGYLRNRVNGALASYYREDGDEYDIRVRYAPEFRTKIEDLENILIYTPSGEGIRVKDLGKVVERSAPPTIERKDRERIVTVSAVISGVPLGDVVADGNAIIDKMDLPSGISIQISGSYEDQQDSFSDLGTLAVLIIILVFIVMAAQFESLSYPFIIMFSIPFAFSGVLMALFFTGTNLNVMSLLGGIMLIGIVVKNGIVLIDYITLCRERGMSVIHSVVTAGRSRLRPVLMTTLTTILGMVPMAVGQGEGAEMWRPLGVAVIGGLTVSTILTLILVPVLYCSFAGIGIRRKRGKIKKDRELNDYYQTHKEKMTKPRKQ
- a CDS encoding TetR/AcrR family transcriptional regulator; the encoded protein is MKTGDNMREHPQRLELRERIIDTALNSFATHGIKSITMDDIAAALGISKRTLYEVFSDKETLLMECLLKAQREGDAYVKDVYEKASNVLEVLLKLYQRSIEKFHNTNKKFFEDIKKYPKVYAELMKRRNRDSEETIAFFKLGIQQGYFRDDVNFTIVNLLVREQLDLLMNTDLCKDHSFLEVYESIMFTYLRGISTEKGARKLEEFIREYRKDRQSNTE